One part of the Streptomyces lydicus genome encodes these proteins:
- a CDS encoding SapB/AmfS family lanthipeptide, translated as MSLLDLQTMETPKPEGTEELHTGSRASLLLCGDSSLSVTTCN; from the coding sequence ATGTCGCTTCTCGACCTGCAGACGATGGAGACCCCGAAGCCCGAGGGCACCGAGGAGCTGCACACCGGCAGCCGGGCGAGCCTCCTCCTCTGCGGTGACAGCAGCCTGAGCGTCACCACCTGTAACTGA
- a CDS encoding ABC transporter ATP-binding protein produces the protein MPAPPGPPSPTRPPATGRQPDPGTAVLTDAFRHSPVHTVAVCLFGVAGAGVAIALPAVLGHTLDLVLDSAPGAGAALTLSAVLLVADVLLDALVALAGGVTTARSIAWLRRRGIGHLLSLAPHRAADRFTAGDLVTRLTGNAAEAGTAPTTAATGLAAVLTPVGALVALALTDVWLAAVFLAGLPLLTRLLRTFARGSSDCVRRYQRVQAEIASRLVEALGGARTIAAAGTGARERARVLAPLPELDAQGRLMWQVYGRAVVGSGILVPLLTTVVLAVGGLRLAHGALTVGELLAASRYAALTAALGGVTGQLNALVRGRAAARRTAELLALPQVRYGARPLPADGRGRLELRGVTVARDGAPVLRGVDLAVPGGTTLAVVGHSGAGKSLLAAVAGRLTDPDSGQVLLDGVPLAEADPAQLRREIGYAFERPALFGETVGAALAFGPDRPAAPAVESAARAAGADTFVRLLPRGYATPLADAPLSGGELQRLGVARAFAHAGRLLILDDATSSLDTVTEHHVSRALLEDVRPGTRLLITHRLASAARADLVAWMDGGRIRAVAPHALLWQDADYRAVFAGTAPDPRTAS, from the coding sequence ATGCCCGCACCGCCCGGGCCCCCCTCACCGACGCGCCCGCCGGCCACCGGCCGGCAGCCGGACCCCGGTACGGCCGTCCTGACCGACGCCTTCCGGCACAGCCCCGTGCACACCGTCGCGGTGTGCCTCTTCGGTGTGGCCGGTGCCGGTGTGGCCATCGCCCTGCCGGCCGTCCTCGGCCACACCCTCGACCTCGTCCTCGACTCCGCGCCCGGCGCCGGCGCCGCCCTCACCCTGAGTGCCGTCCTGCTGGTCGCGGACGTCCTGCTGGATGCCCTGGTGGCACTCGCCGGAGGCGTCACCACCGCCCGCAGCATCGCCTGGCTGCGCCGGCGCGGGATCGGCCATCTGCTGTCGCTGGCCCCGCACCGCGCCGCCGACCGCTTCACCGCCGGCGACCTGGTGACCCGGCTGACCGGCAACGCCGCGGAGGCCGGGACCGCACCCACCACCGCCGCCACCGGCCTGGCCGCGGTGCTCACGCCGGTGGGGGCGCTGGTGGCGCTGGCGCTGACCGACGTCTGGCTGGCGGCCGTCTTCCTCGCCGGGCTGCCCCTCCTGACCCGTCTGCTGCGGACCTTCGCCCGGGGCTCCTCCGACTGCGTACGGCGCTATCAGCGCGTCCAGGCCGAGATCGCCTCCCGGCTCGTCGAGGCGCTCGGCGGGGCCCGGACGATCGCCGCCGCGGGCACCGGGGCGCGGGAACGCGCCCGCGTCCTGGCGCCGCTGCCCGAACTCGACGCGCAGGGCAGGCTCATGTGGCAGGTCTACGGGCGGGCGGTCGTCGGCAGCGGCATCCTGGTGCCGCTGCTGACCACCGTGGTCCTCGCGGTGGGCGGACTCCGGCTCGCCCACGGCGCCCTCACCGTCGGCGAGTTGCTGGCGGCCTCCCGGTACGCCGCGCTCACCGCGGCCCTGGGAGGAGTGACCGGCCAGCTCAACGCGTTGGTCCGGGGCCGCGCCGCGGCCCGGCGCACCGCCGAACTGCTCGCCCTGCCGCAGGTCCGGTACGGTGCCCGCCCGTTGCCCGCCGACGGGCGGGGGCGGCTCGAACTGCGCGGGGTCACCGTCGCCCGCGACGGCGCCCCGGTGCTGCGCGGCGTGGACCTGGCGGTGCCCGGCGGGACGACCCTGGCGGTGGTCGGCCACTCCGGCGCCGGAAAGTCCCTGCTGGCCGCCGTCGCGGGTCGGCTCACCGATCCCGACAGCGGCCAGGTGCTGCTGGACGGGGTCCCGCTCGCGGAGGCCGACCCGGCACAGCTGCGCCGGGAGATCGGCTACGCCTTCGAGCGGCCGGCGCTGTTCGGCGAGACCGTGGGCGCCGCGCTCGCCTTCGGACCGGATCGGCCCGCCGCCCCCGCCGTCGAGTCCGCGGCGCGCGCGGCCGGCGCCGACACCTTCGTACGCCTGCTGCCGCGCGGCTACGCCACTCCCCTGGCCGACGCCCCGCTGTCCGGCGGCGAGCTGCAACGCCTGGGCGTGGCACGGGCGTTCGCGCACGCGGGGCGACTGCTGATCCTCGACGACGCCACCTCCAGTCTGGACACTGTCACCGAACACCACGTCAGCCGGGCACTGCTGGAGGACGTCCGGCCCGGCACCCGGCTGCTGATCACCCATCGCCTCGCCTCGGCCGCCCGCGCCGACCTGGTCGCCTGGATGGACGGCGGCCGGATCCGCGCGGTCGCTCCGCACGCGCTGCTGTGGCAGGACGCCGACTACCGCGCGGTGTTCGCCGGCACCGCGCCGGACCCGCGTACCGCCTCATGA
- a CDS encoding ATP-binding cassette domain-containing protein: MTPVTVRLLPRALRFLRARARVLLLMGGWSLLESAHTFLGGYSVAKALDDGFLAGRTATGLTWLAVAAVAVVLGGLAGRGVFRGLAGLVEPLRDALVGAVVARALDEAVADPARAADTAVVSRLTNQTELARDSFAGLVLVARSFVFTAAGALVGLVSLAPQLLLIVLPPLAGGLLLFVATLVPMARRQRAFLRADETLSAEFGAVAAGLRDVVACGARGEVAARAHALIDAEERAARHLAGWAAARAVALGVAGQLPVLLLLVSTPWLLREHLTAGAVLGALTYLTQALLPALHTLMNALGSGGTRLLVVLDRLTRPARTPDVRSAPDDHAPGHTDTRAPRSACPSPGLPAGPRVELRAVTFAYGPAAQPVLHDLDLVVEPGEHLAVVGPSGIGKSTLTGLLAGLLHPVSGDVRVDGLPPGAAYRPDPARLRVLIPQQAYVFSGTVRDNLLYLCPDGASAAALEATSHAVGLGPLLSRLGGLDARVDPATLSQGERQLLALGRAHLSPAPLVLLDEATCHLDPAAEQRAEGAFADRPGTLIVIAHRISSARRADRILVLDGNRATAGSHAELLERSALYRELAGNWQPERSR, from the coding sequence ATGACCCCGGTCACGGTGCGGCTGCTGCCGCGGGCGCTCCGCTTCCTGCGGGCGCGCGCCCGGGTCCTGCTGCTGATGGGCGGCTGGTCCCTGCTGGAGTCGGCGCACACCTTCCTCGGCGGCTACAGCGTGGCCAAGGCCCTGGACGACGGGTTCCTCGCCGGCCGGACGGCCACCGGACTGACCTGGCTGGCCGTCGCCGCGGTGGCCGTCGTCCTCGGCGGTCTGGCCGGGCGGGGCGTCTTCCGCGGACTTGCCGGGCTGGTCGAGCCGCTGCGTGACGCCCTGGTCGGCGCGGTGGTGGCCCGGGCGCTGGACGAGGCGGTCGCGGACCCGGCCCGCGCGGCCGACACCGCGGTGGTCTCCCGGCTGACCAACCAGACGGAACTGGCGCGGGACAGCTTCGCCGGACTGGTCCTGGTGGCTCGTTCGTTCGTCTTCACCGCGGCCGGGGCGCTGGTCGGACTGGTGTCGCTGGCCCCGCAGTTGCTGCTGATCGTGCTGCCGCCGCTGGCCGGCGGGCTGCTGCTGTTCGTGGCGACCCTGGTGCCGATGGCCCGGCGGCAGCGTGCCTTCCTGCGCGCCGACGAGACGCTGTCGGCGGAGTTCGGCGCGGTGGCGGCGGGGCTGCGCGACGTGGTCGCGTGCGGCGCGCGGGGAGAGGTGGCGGCGCGCGCGCACGCCCTGATCGACGCCGAGGAGCGGGCCGCCCGGCACCTGGCGGGCTGGGCCGCCGCCCGGGCCGTCGCGCTCGGCGTCGCCGGGCAGCTACCGGTCCTCCTGCTACTGGTCAGCACCCCGTGGTTGCTGCGGGAGCACCTCACCGCCGGTGCCGTGCTCGGTGCGCTGACCTATCTGACCCAGGCGCTGCTGCCGGCCCTGCACACCCTGATGAACGCCCTCGGCTCGGGCGGCACCCGGCTCCTGGTCGTACTGGACCGGCTCACCCGGCCCGCGCGGACACCGGACGTCCGCTCCGCTCCCGACGACCATGCCCCCGGGCACACCGACACGCGGGCCCCCCGCTCCGCGTGCCCGTCCCCCGGGCTCCCGGCGGGCCCACGCGTCGAACTGCGGGCGGTCACCTTCGCGTACGGGCCCGCCGCACAACCGGTGCTCCACGACCTCGATCTCGTCGTCGAGCCGGGCGAACACCTCGCCGTCGTCGGTCCGAGCGGCATCGGCAAGTCCACCCTGACCGGTCTCCTCGCCGGCCTGCTGCACCCCGTCAGCGGCGACGTCCGGGTGGACGGACTGCCACCGGGCGCGGCGTACAGGCCCGACCCCGCCCGGCTCCGGGTCCTCATCCCCCAGCAGGCGTACGTCTTCTCCGGGACCGTGCGCGACAACCTGCTCTACCTGTGCCCCGACGGGGCGTCGGCGGCCGCCCTGGAAGCGACGTCGCACGCGGTCGGGCTGGGCCCGTTGCTCTCCCGCCTGGGCGGGCTGGACGCCCGGGTCGACCCGGCGACGCTGTCCCAGGGCGAACGCCAGCTCCTCGCCCTCGGCCGGGCCCACCTCTCCCCCGCCCCGCTCGTCCTCCTCGACGAGGCCACCTGCCATCTCGACCCCGCGGCGGAGCAGCGCGCCGAGGGCGCCTTCGCCGACCGGCCCGGCACACTGATCGTCATCGCCCACCGCATCAGCTCCGCCCGGCGGGCCGACCGGATCCTCGTGCTGGACGGAAACCGGGCCACCGCGGGCAGCCACGCCGAGCTGCTCGAACGCTCGGCCCTCTACCGCGAACTCGCCGGGAACTGGCAGCCGGAGCGCTCCCGCTGA